Below is a window of Planococcus rifietoensis DNA.
TGCCGGTGAGTCCCGGCATGTGGATGTCGAGCAATACCAAATCGATGTCCGACTCCGCGAGGATCGCGATGGCCTGCTGGGCGTTTTCGGCGGCGCCGATCACCTCAAAGCCTTCCATGCGCCCGACAAATTGTCGGTTCAAGGCAGCCACCATTGGGTCATCTTCTACTATCATTACCTTAATCATCTGTTTCACCCCTTGCTTCATACGGCAGCACCAACTCGAACGTCGTACCTTCGTTTTTCTCGGAGGCCACTTCAATCGAACCTTCGAGTTGGTCTACGCTATTTTTCACCAAATGCAATCCGAATCCGCGGTGGTAGCCTTCCTTACTGGAGACGCCTTTTTCGAACATTGTTTCCTGCAATTCCTCGTCGATCCCCGTTCCTGTATCGCTGATCGTGATCGTCAGCAATTCATCGATATAGGAAAACGCGGCATGCACCTGCTTGTGTTCGGTCGCTTGGACATTGTCGATCGCGTTGTCGACCACATTGCCAATGATCGTGATCAACTCGTGCGTGACCGCCGGATCGTCCGGTTTTGGGATATCGGTCTCGCAGCTGATCGAAAGATTCACTTGCGCTTCTCTCGCGAAACTGATTTTCCCGAGAATAAAGCCTGCTAGCACCGGGTCCTTAATGGAGCGCGTCACATTGCCGACTTCCACGGCCTGGTGGTCGACCAACTTCGCGATAAACTGCGACACTTGCTCGTATTGCTCCATTTTAATCAAGCCGAGCAAGACATGCAGTTGATTCATGAATTCATGCGACTGCGCCCGTAAAGTCTCTGCGTACATCTCGACGCCGGTCAATTGTTCGGCAAGCAAGTCGATTTCCGTCTTGTCCCGGAATGTCACCATTGCGCCGATCACTTGGTCATTCACCAATAAAGGCACTTGGTTCGACAAGATCGACAGGCCATTAAGCTCCTGCTCTTCATCCAAAACGGTATGTTTTTCAAGCAATACACGTTGCGTGTTGAGGCCTGGCAAAAAGTCATGGATCTCCTTGCCGATCGGCTCACGGCCCGTGAAGCCCGCTTTTTCGAACAGCTCTCTCGCCGACCGGTTGGCGAGCATGATACGCGAATTTTGATCGATCGCGATAACGCCTTCGTAAACGGAATGAAGCATCTGGTTGCGTTCTTCATGGATGCGCGCAATTTCGGGAGGCTCCAGCCCGAACAGGCTCTTTTTGATATATCGCGCTAAAAACAATGCGCCGATGATGCCGAACAACAAGCCTGTCAGCGAACCGATCCAGATGGTCTGCCGGTTTTGCCCGACCGCCGCTTCTACTTCCTCCAAGGAAATACCGACCGAGACTGCACCGATTTGATTATCGTCTTCATCAAACACCGGCGTGAACGCACGGACCGATTGCCCGAGCGTCCCTTCCGCCCGCGAGGTGTATTCTTCGCCTGCTAGCACACGGAGTTCATCGCCACCGGCAAACGCCTTGCCGATATTGTCCGGATTCGGATGCGATTTGCGGATGCCGTCCATATCCATGACGACGACAAATGACACGTCAGCGGCTTGTTGCACGGCCAGCGCATAATCCTGTATATTCGCTTCCGCCGCTTCCCTCTCCAAGCCCTGATGAATGACTTGCGATTCCGCAGCGGTCCGTGAAATGCTGACGGCTTTATCTTCCAGCTGCTGCTCGATCCGGTCGCCCGATGTATCGGCCACCAACAGATTGGTGATCACGAGCGACACCAACACCACCAAAAGCACAAACGAGATAATGATCGTACTTAATTTAAATCGTGACAAAAACGCCATGATGCACCTCATTCTTTACTGCGAAAAAATTCTTGTAAACAGATGTTTCTACTATAAGCCAAATCCGCCCTAAAGAAAATCGTGGGAATGAATCAAAAAAAGCAACTGCATGAAAAATGCAGCTGCTTGGCGTGTCAGTGATTCACGTCGCAATCCCGATCGACTCGTTTTCGTACGTTGCATCTCCAAGCGCTTTCAAAATAAAATGCGCCACGTCTGCGCGCGGAATGGTCTTCGATTTGCTCGGCACGCTTTCTTCAGACTCACGGTACTGTCCGCTAAAGGAATCATTGGTCAAGCCCATTGGCCGGACGATCGTATAGGTCAGTCCAGCTTGTTGAATGGCATCGACAGCGGCGCGGTGATCGATCAGCACCTGCTTCAGCACACCCATCATCAACTTTCCTCCAATGCCTGGAAGTTCATCGTTAATTCCTGCAGATGCCGTGTAAACGATGCGCTTGATGCCATGCTGTTGCATGCCCGCCACGATATTTTTCGCCATTGTTTGCAGATCCGCTGACTTTTTCATCCCTTGATTCGAACCCAAGCACGACACAACTGCTTCATGGCCGGCAATTGCTGCAGCTACTTGTTCCACGTGGAACGCATCTCCTTGCACTACCGTTAACTTTTCACCGGTCACTTTCAATTTGTCCGGAGTTCTCACAAACGCCGTCACTTCATAGCCTTGCTCCAATGCTTGCTCGACGACCGATCGGCCAACGCCGCCCGTCGCCCCGAATACGATGATTTTCATCACGCTTCACCTTGCTTTCTTATGAGTTGTCGAGCTGTCGAATCAACGAAATTCCACGCGGTCCGAAATGACTTTTACGGCTTTCACGAATTCCGCAACGAACGCTTCCCGGTCCACACTATGCAAAACATGGACGTTCGGCTTCTCCCCTGTCCGGTTCGTGAAATCCACTACCGTCGCTCCGGCAGTGATGCCTTCGAGCGATGCTTCCACAAAGCAGTCCTGTCCTTCGAACAACTCCGGTTTCAATAAATACATAACCGCACAGACGTCGTGGAAATGCAGCACCTGGTCGTAATTCTCCTCATGAAAAGGAGTTCTCTTGATAACATCCAAATAATGCGTAACGAGGCTATACGCCTTCTCCGCAAATTCAGTGCCGATAGCCAAAATGCCCTGAGCTTCTTCCAGTGTCACAAATGCTTTATGCGTCACATCTAAGCCGCTCATGACAACCGGAACGTTCGAGCGGAAGACGATTTCCACCGCATGCGGGTCGACATAGGCATTGAATTCAGCGGACGGCGACATATTACCGCCGACTGCCGCTCCGCCCATCCACGAAATGCGCTCGATTTTCGGCTTCACTTCCGGATGCGCCAATAATAAGGCCGCCACATTCGTCAAAGGGCCCGTTGCGACTAGGGTCATTTTCTCCTCGCTCGCAAGCAAAGTCTCACGCATCGCAGCAATAGCCGGCCGTTCGCTCACTGGCAAAGTCGGCGGCGGAAACTCAACATTCCCAAACCCGCTTTCCCCGTGGATCTCTTCCGCCATCTCGAGCTCGCGGAACATCGGCTGTTCCAAACCACGCGCCACTTCTACCTGTGCCCCGATATAACTGAGAAACGTGCGTGCATTATAATTCGTCTTGTCCTGCGAAATATTCCCCGAACACGTCGTCACCAAGCGCACGTCCAACGCGTCATCATGCGCGAACGCCAACGTCAGCATCATCGCATCATCAATCCCCGGATCCGTATCGATCATTATCGGCAATCTGGCCATCCCTGAAAACCACCTTTTCTCATCTATTGGTTTTGATTTTACGCTAGTCGGGGCTTGGAGTGAAATGATAGCAAGTGTCTCTATTGATTACTCAAAACTCAATCCATACAAAAGCCATCAAAGTCAGGGACCTTGATGGCTTGTTGGTTATATGTATTAATAAAATTCGATAATTACTTCGTTGTATGCAGGAGTTTCAAGAAGCGCAGTTAAAATCTCTTCTGTGTTTTTGTCTGCTTCTTCCAAGAATCCTTGTTCGACTTTCTCTTTTTCCAGCTTTTCTTTTTCAAGGTTTATATCCTCTACAATTTTCTGAGAAGGATAGTCCGAGAATAACTCATCTTTGATATCTCTGATTTCCATATTTTCAGTATCCGCCACGTTCTCAAGTATTTCTGCTTTCGGTACTCTAACGACCAATTGCTTTGTGCTCTCGTCGTAGGAAGTTTCAATTTCCGAAGCTTTGGACCCCGCTTTTATATACCCATCGTATTCAATTAATCTGATCGCTTCTGCAAATTTAATATCTGATATCCCAGGCAAGGAAATGTTCTTATCTGTCTCACTGACTATGACATTGCTATACTCGTACTCTAATGAGGCCAATTCCGCAATCTTTACGATCTGATCCTTCACCAAGGAGGCGTCGGAACTGCTATTGGTAGTGACGCCAAATAAACTTGTTTGTGAAAATGCATATCCAGCAGCTGCCCCTACAATTAATACAAAAAATAAAATTCCGACCAATTTTTTCATCGTTTAGTTCCCCCACATGTTTAATTTATTGCCCTCTCTATGGTAGACCATAAAATGATTTATTACGCATATTGAAAAACAAGTTCGCCCTCTTCCATTCCAGCTGGTGTAAACTCCAGCTTTTTAAGCAACTGGATGGAAGCCAGATTTTCAGGAGATGTACCGGCTTTAATTTTGACCCCGGGATATGCCTGTCGAATCCACTGAACCATGGCTCTAATCGTTTCATAAGCATAGCCTTGTCTTTTAAAAACCGGGTTGATGGTATAGCCGATCCAACAAGCTTCGGCTTCCTTTTTAATAAACACATCCCCCATTAGGGACTCGTCGGCTTTACGGATAATTGCTAATTGAGCACCTTTTTCCACAGATGGTTCTCTTATTAAAATTTCTTCATATTCTTCTCGGGCCAGACCTTTAAAATATTGAAATTCCATCCATTCAGGATTATTGCGGTATGTAATAAAAGCATCCAAATCACTTTCAATAAAAGGCCTGATGTAGCACCTTTTCGACTCAAAGACAGCTTGCATCCTATTGTCTCTCTTCATTTCATGCGCTCCTCCCCATGAACATGCATCTGTCACCCTGGTCGTATCTCTTGGATGCTTTTCCCGTCCAAGAACGCTTGGCCCATCTGTACGAGTGATGCTTCCTCCTGTATATATTCTAACAAGGCAGCGATGAGACCTTTTTCTTCGAATACTTCGAATGTCACGAACCCAAATTTCCTACAGTGATCCGAATGCTATATACTGATTACAAATTCTTTATGACTTTACTATGACGTTTGGAGGAGATCAGATGATGTTCGAAAACAAAGTAGTGGTTGTTAATGGTGGAACGGATGGAATTGGCAAGGAAGTGGTTCGTTTCTTTTGTAAGGAAGGAGCTACTGTTCATTTTACGGGCAGAAACAGCGACAAAGGCTCTCAGGTGGAGAAGGAATGCGACGGGAAAGCTCATTTTCACCAAGTTCATAACGAAAACCCGGAAGAAATTGAAAGCTTTTTTAAAGCACTTGAAACTGATGGGCATACTATCGATATTCTCTTCAACAGTGCCGGTGTTCTGTCTATCGGAATGGGACCCTTGTCTCGCGTAAAATTGGATGACTGGAATCAGTTGATTGCCGTCAATCAAACGGCGATTTTCCTCTACATGAAATATGCGTTGGCCGTGATGGGCAAGCAAAAACATGGCGTCGTGATTAATAATGCGGCGATCCTTGGAAACGACAAGGTCAATCCGATGCTGCCAGCTTATAGCGGAACCAAAGCAGCCGTTGTCGCGATGACCCAAAGCACGGCTCTGCGCTTTGCCAACCAAGGCATCCGCGTCAACTGCATCTCCCCTGGCCCAACAGAAACCGACCTAGCCATTAAAGCATACGGCGGAAAAGAGAATTATGACAAACAATCTCAGGGACACCCGAGAGGAAGCTACGGGAAGCCAAGTGAGATCGCAGAAGTCGTGCTGTTCTTGGCTTCAGACAAGGCGTCTTATATAAATGGGGCGGAAATCGTTGTGGATGGTGGTTATTCGTTGAAATAAATAGATTTAGGAAACAAGATAGGATTAGTTTAATCATTTAACATAGAGAAGTTTATTTTCCTGTCGGGTGAAGTAAAGTTGTTTTTTTACAGTCTTTCACAAGGAGCGCTTGATCGATTCAATAAAGTAAAAAGGTTCATTCTTCTCATTAAAAGAAGAATGAACCTTTTCAGTAAACGCTATAAATGAAAATAAATCTGTCTCAGGCTTATATGGAAGGAGAAAAAGGCAGGTGTTTTCTAAAATCTAATTGTAATATAGGTTCTCAGTTGGATATACCGGATCATTGGTGATGTCGATTCCAAGCTTCTTAAAGGTCTGTTCGTTTTCTCTATTCAATATAACCGTCGAATGTGCTTGGGTGTCTTTTAAATGTGGCAATTGCTTATAAGCCAGCTCAGAAGTAGGATTGGTGACCGCACTGATTGCCAGTGCAATGAGCACTTCATTGGCGCTTAATGTCGGGACGCGGCTATTCAAATCATCGGTTTTCAACCGTTGAATCGTTTGTAAAATCATCGGCGACAGCAAATCAATTTCATCGGAAATATTGGTCAATTTCTTCAACCCATTCAGAATCGCGGCTGCCGAAGCATCCATCAAAGTGGTCGTTCGACCGGTGATCATCTCGCCATTCGGCAATTCTATCGCAATGACGGCTTGTAAATTCGTGCTGTCAATTTGCGCTTGGACTTCTTTCGCATAATTACGGGCCGGCAATACAGGTGCCCGATCCTCTTTCTTTAAACCGGTTTCTTCTAAAATCACTTGCATGTGGCGTACACTGTCTTCATCGGCAAGCCCTTTTTTATAATCGTTCTCTACGACGAAACTGCGCCGAATGATTTCCTGCTTGGCAGCTTCCTGGACAACTCGATCGTCCGTGATGCCCGATTTCAGGCGATTAACCCCCATATCAGTCGGTGAGCTGTAAACAGACTCTTTGCCGGTAATCCTTTCAATGATCCGTTTGATGACAGGAAATGTCTCAATATCACGATTGTAATTGACCGCTACTTTCTCATAGGCTTCATAATGATAATTATCAATCATGTTTACGTCTTTTAAATCGACGGTAGCTGCTTCATAAGCGATGTTTACTGGGTGCTTTAACGGCAAGTTCCAAACTGGAAAAGTCTCAAACTTGGCATAGCCGGCTTCATTTCCCAGTTTGTTCTCGTGGTACATTTGGTTAAGGCAGGTGGCAAGCTTTCCGCTGCCCGGGCCAGGGCCCGTTACTACCACGATTGGCTTTGTCGTTTTAATATAAGGATTCGTCGCAAATCCTTCTTCCCCAAGGACCGCCTCCACATTTGCCGGATAACCTTCGATTTCGCGGTGAATACAGACGTTAATTCCGCTTCTCTCCAGCTTTGTCATAAATACTTTGACTGTTGGCTGCCCCTGGTAACGTGTGATCAAGACACTGTTGACAGAAATGCCGTATGCCCGATATTCATCAATTAAGCGCAAGACATCTTGGTCATAAGTGATGCCGTAATCTTCACGGACTTTGTTTCGTTCGATGTCTCCAGCGTAGACACAGATGATGATTTCTGCCTTTTCTTTCAGTGTATGCAATAGTTTGATTTTGGCATCTTCATCAAATCCAGGCAACACACGCTTGGCATGTTTGTCCCCTATCAATTTTCCGCCAAATTCCAAGTAAAGTTTATCGTACTGCTGCACCCGCTCCAGGATGTAGGCTGATTGTTCTTGCAAATATTTCTCCGAATCAAATCCAATTTTTTCATTAAGTTCAGTCCCACCTTTTATACTTCAAACTCTCTTAACTCAAGGGATAAAAACGCCTTAAGAGATACTCCTAAATAAAAATCTACTCTTTATGATTATAAACTTTTGAAAAAAAGTAAATCGGTCCAATT
It encodes the following:
- the dcuS gene encoding DcuS/MalK family sensor histidine kinase: MAFLSRFKLSTIIISFVLLVVLVSLVITNLLVADTSGDRIEQQLEDKAVSISRTAAESQVIHQGLEREAAEANIQDYALAVQQAADVSFVVVMDMDGIRKSHPNPDNIGKAFAGGDELRVLAGEEYTSRAEGTLGQSVRAFTPVFDEDDNQIGAVSVGISLEEVEAAVGQNRQTIWIGSLTGLLFGIIGALFLARYIKKSLFGLEPPEIARIHEERNQMLHSVYEGVIAIDQNSRIMLANRSARELFEKAGFTGREPIGKEIHDFLPGLNTQRVLLEKHTVLDEEQELNGLSILSNQVPLLVNDQVIGAMVTFRDKTEIDLLAEQLTGVEMYAETLRAQSHEFMNQLHVLLGLIKMEQYEQVSQFIAKLVDHQAVEVGNVTRSIKDPVLAGFILGKISFAREAQVNLSISCETDIPKPDDPAVTHELITIIGNVVDNAIDNVQATEHKQVHAAFSYIDELLTITISDTGTGIDEELQETMFEKGVSSKEGYHRGFGLHLVKNSVDQLEGSIEVASEKNEGTTFELVLPYEARGETDD
- a CDS encoding NAD(P)-dependent oxidoreductase, with the protein product MKIIVFGATGGVGRSVVEQALEQGYEVTAFVRTPDKLKVTGEKLTVVQGDAFHVEQVAAAIAGHEAVVSCLGSNQGMKKSADLQTMAKNIVAGMQQHGIKRIVYTASAGINDELPGIGGKLMMGVLKQVLIDHRAAVDAIQQAGLTYTIVRPMGLTNDSFSGQYRESEESVPSKSKTIPRADVAHFILKALGDATYENESIGIAT
- a CDS encoding nucleoside hydrolase, with amino-acid sequence MARLPIMIDTDPGIDDAMMLTLAFAHDDALDVRLVTTCSGNISQDKTNYNARTFLSYIGAQVEVARGLEQPMFRELEMAEEIHGESGFGNVEFPPPTLPVSERPAIAAMRETLLASEEKMTLVATGPLTNVAALLLAHPEVKPKIERISWMGGAAVGGNMSPSAEFNAYVDPHAVEIVFRSNVPVVMSGLDVTHKAFVTLEEAQGILAIGTEFAEKAYSLVTHYLDVIKRTPFHEENYDQVLHFHDVCAVMYLLKPELFEGQDCFVEASLEGITAGATVVDFTNRTGEKPNVHVLHSVDREAFVAEFVKAVKVISDRVEFR
- a CDS encoding DUF4230 domain-containing protein, with amino-acid sequence MKKLVGILFFVLIVGAAAGYAFSQTSLFGVTTNSSSDASLVKDQIVKIAELASLEYEYSNVIVSETDKNISLPGISDIKFAEAIRLIEYDGYIKAGSKASEIETSYDESTKQLVVRVPKAEILENVADTENMEIRDIKDELFSDYPSQKIVEDINLEKEKLEKEKVEQGFLEEADKNTEEILTALLETPAYNEVIIEFY
- a CDS encoding GNAT family N-acetyltransferase produces the protein MKRDNRMQAVFESKRCYIRPFIESDLDAFITYRNNPEWMEFQYFKGLAREEYEEILIREPSVEKGAQLAIIRKADESLMGDVFIKKEAEACWIGYTINPVFKRQGYAYETIRAMVQWIRQAYPGVKIKAGTSPENLASIQLLKKLEFTPAGMEEGELVFQYA
- a CDS encoding SDR family NAD(P)-dependent oxidoreductase; the protein is MMFENKVVVVNGGTDGIGKEVVRFFCKEGATVHFTGRNSDKGSQVEKECDGKAHFHQVHNENPEEIESFFKALETDGHTIDILFNSAGVLSIGMGPLSRVKLDDWNQLIAVNQTAIFLYMKYALAVMGKQKHGVVINNAAILGNDKVNPMLPAYSGTKAAVVAMTQSTALRFANQGIRVNCISPGPTETDLAIKAYGGKENYDKQSQGHPRGSYGKPSEIAEVVLFLASDKASYINGAEIVVDGGYSLK
- a CDS encoding DUF1846 domain-containing protein, with translation MQEQSAYILERVQQYDKLYLEFGGKLIGDKHAKRVLPGFDEDAKIKLLHTLKEKAEIIICVYAGDIERNKVREDYGITYDQDVLRLIDEYRAYGISVNSVLITRYQGQPTVKVFMTKLERSGINVCIHREIEGYPANVEAVLGEEGFATNPYIKTTKPIVVVTGPGPGSGKLATCLNQMYHENKLGNEAGYAKFETFPVWNLPLKHPVNIAYEAATVDLKDVNMIDNYHYEAYEKVAVNYNRDIETFPVIKRIIERITGKESVYSSPTDMGVNRLKSGITDDRVVQEAAKQEIIRRSFVVENDYKKGLADEDSVRHMQVILEETGLKKEDRAPVLPARNYAKEVQAQIDSTNLQAVIAIELPNGEMITGRTTTLMDASAAAILNGLKKLTNISDEIDLLSPMILQTIQRLKTDDLNSRVPTLSANEVLIALAISAVTNPTSELAYKQLPHLKDTQAHSTVILNRENEQTFKKLGIDITNDPVYPTENLYYN